One Halomonas sp. M4R1S46 genomic window carries:
- a CDS encoding KpsF/GutQ family sugar-phosphate isomerase has translation MNPAARKTIPMSSIHIGQQVFKVEADALQATANRLGTSFDQAVGMILDTSGRVIVSGMGKSGIVGNKIAATLASTGTPSFSVHPAEAYHGDLGMFTRGDVAVLISHSGETDEVIRLIPSLHHFGVKTIAMVGNLESTLGRNSDLVLDVSVEREACLNNLAPTTSTTVTLAMGDALAVALMERRDFKPKDFAVFHPGGSLGRRLLTRVKDVMHTNLPTVTPENDFKEVIMTITEGGLGVTVVIDNGKIYGIITDGDLRRALLNHQQFDGLVARDIMSNNPLTINELEMFANAESFMLKSKVTALLVVSNDGALAGVLKLQDASPLM, from the coding sequence ATGAATCCTGCAGCCAGGAAAACGATACCTATGTCGAGTATTCATATTGGTCAGCAGGTCTTCAAAGTCGAGGCCGATGCCTTGCAGGCCACGGCTAACCGGCTGGGAACCTCCTTCGATCAGGCCGTGGGCATGATTCTGGATACGTCGGGACGGGTGATCGTATCAGGGATGGGAAAGTCGGGAATTGTAGGTAACAAGATCGCGGCCACCTTGGCATCTACCGGCACCCCGAGTTTTTCGGTGCACCCTGCAGAAGCGTATCACGGTGATTTGGGCATGTTCACCCGAGGCGACGTGGCAGTTCTCATTTCCCATAGCGGGGAAACCGATGAGGTGATACGACTGATTCCCTCACTGCACCACTTCGGTGTAAAGACCATTGCTATGGTTGGTAACCTTGAGTCGACCCTGGGCCGAAATTCCGATCTGGTGCTCGACGTGTCAGTGGAACGCGAAGCTTGCCTGAATAATCTAGCCCCGACCACATCCACCACCGTTACCTTGGCCATGGGAGATGCTCTAGCCGTTGCCTTGATGGAAAGGCGTGACTTCAAACCCAAGGATTTTGCCGTATTTCATCCGGGGGGGAGCCTTGGGCGCAGGCTTTTGACTCGTGTCAAGGATGTGATGCATACGAATTTACCCACAGTCACTCCCGAGAACGACTTCAAGGAAGTGATCATGACGATCACCGAGGGTGGGTTAGGGGTGACGGTAGTCATAGATAATGGGAAGATCTATGGGATTATCACCGATGGCGATCTTCGGCGTGCTTTGTTAAATCATCAGCAATTTGATGGTTTGGTTGCGCGCGACATCATGTCGAACAACCCACTTACCATCAATGAGTTAGAAATGTTTGCTAATGCTGAGAGCTTCATGCTTAAATCGAAGGTTACCGCCCTGCTAGTAGTAAGCAATGATGGAGCCTTGGCGGGAGTTCTAAAGTTACAGGATGCCAGTCCTTTAATGTAA
- a CDS encoding polysaccharide pyruvyl transferase family protein, which produces MTMTRGSGAGHRSVLVVNDTRVDHHHGCLAVMGAISLLLRCNGMEPLLFWPAHTEWRGDAEFESTIAKVDLVLINGEGTIHHDRQSGRQLLELGARARAEKVPVALINVGWEANGTDLVTLLNNFDLVVARDSRSAERMRAGGATVRVVPDLSLWFAQAQGIRPGSTGSRAGIGVTDNVDRFKALTLERLRSTCGGQMVSIVYGAPGPGSWLRFLREGVALSKDLRHPARLAALLRLRHRLWWQGSADTQRFLTHLAALKLLVSGRFHACTLALAAGTPLIAQASTTDKIAALFHDAGLDSWRCEGALNVARVHDASASGWSEQEYRSLCAYLDEAVSEVEILFSDLAKLAAN; this is translated from the coding sequence ATGACCATGACAAGGGGGTCCGGCGCAGGCCATCGGAGTGTTCTGGTAGTAAATGATACGAGAGTCGATCACCATCACGGTTGTCTGGCAGTGATGGGCGCAATATCGTTGTTGCTGCGATGCAACGGCATGGAACCGCTTCTGTTCTGGCCGGCACACACTGAATGGCGTGGTGATGCGGAGTTCGAGAGCACGATCGCCAAAGTCGACCTCGTGTTGATAAACGGAGAGGGCACGATTCATCATGATCGACAGTCTGGAAGACAGTTGCTTGAACTCGGAGCACGCGCGCGTGCTGAGAAAGTGCCAGTAGCGCTGATTAATGTTGGTTGGGAAGCCAATGGCACCGATCTTGTTACTCTGCTTAACAACTTCGATCTGGTTGTGGCCCGTGACAGTCGCAGCGCCGAGCGGATGCGTGCCGGCGGTGCCACCGTGCGGGTAGTGCCGGATCTCAGCTTGTGGTTTGCCCAAGCCCAGGGGATCAGGCCTGGCTCAACTGGGAGTCGTGCTGGCATCGGGGTAACCGACAATGTAGACCGGTTCAAGGCACTCACCCTCGAGCGTCTGCGTTCAACCTGTGGCGGCCAGATGGTGTCAATCGTCTATGGCGCTCCGGGGCCTGGGAGCTGGTTGCGCTTTCTGCGCGAGGGCGTGGCGCTTTCCAAAGACCTTCGCCATCCCGCACGGCTCGCTGCATTGCTGCGCTTACGCCATCGGCTCTGGTGGCAGGGCAGTGCAGATACCCAGCGTTTTCTGACTCACCTTGCGGCCTTGAAGCTGCTGGTCTCTGGGCGCTTTCACGCCTGTACGCTGGCACTCGCCGCCGGGACACCGCTGATTGCTCAAGCCTCCACTACCGACAAGATTGCAGCGCTCTTTCACGATGCTGGACTCGATAGCTGGCGCTGTGAGGGGGCACTCAACGTGGCTCGCGTCCATGATGCGAGCGCGAGCGGTTGGAGCGAACAGGAGTATAGAAGTTTATGCGCTTATCTTGACGAAGCGGTAAGCGAGGTCGAGATACTCTTTTCTGATCTGGCGAAACTGGCGGCAAATTGA
- a CDS encoding glycosyltransferase family 2 protein, giving the protein MSGKVRFSVVVPLYNKEKCITSTLSSVLGQEFHDYEVVVVNDGSLDDSVARVREISTDRVNIYNKDNGGVSSSRNMGIDESNAEWIAFLDADDLWSPSHLSHLDELISRFPEVCMVSSASKKVAPGFSLDCSVICPDDYSVSNNFFRGSQGGSFSVHSSSVAIRREVFDELGGFLPYSSGEDVEMWARVALRHKVVMSDLCTSYYRRDPDEGLSRDAFVETSRNMVSDESLGIGSTPVLRMLKEKIEKKEICLDGDIKTYVAERLKVGAKIRLHQGNVDGLKKLINHPDWKKFCSPCGYDLLKYLPGSIVLAMRDVYLNLKNKKPGSKSV; this is encoded by the coding sequence ATGTCTGGAAAAGTTCGTTTCTCTGTAGTTGTTCCTCTTTACAATAAAGAGAAATGCATAACAAGTACTCTTTCATCTGTGCTCGGTCAGGAATTTCATGATTATGAGGTTGTGGTGGTAAATGATGGGTCACTAGATGATTCAGTGGCACGCGTCAGGGAGATTTCGACCGATAGGGTCAACATTTACAACAAGGATAACGGCGGTGTTTCATCTTCCCGAAATATGGGTATTGATGAGTCAAATGCCGAATGGATTGCATTCCTTGATGCCGATGATTTATGGAGCCCCTCGCATCTTTCTCACCTTGATGAGTTGATTTCAAGGTTTCCGGAAGTGTGCATGGTGTCTTCGGCATCCAAGAAAGTAGCTCCTGGTTTTTCTCTTGATTGTTCTGTTATTTGTCCTGATGATTATTCTGTAAGCAATAATTTTTTCAGGGGCTCACAAGGTGGAAGTTTCTCAGTACACTCTTCTTCCGTTGCAATACGACGGGAGGTATTTGATGAGCTTGGAGGGTTCTTGCCATATAGTAGTGGTGAGGATGTGGAAATGTGGGCCAGAGTCGCGCTGAGACATAAGGTAGTAATGTCAGATCTATGTACTTCTTACTACAGGCGGGATCCTGACGAGGGCCTATCACGTGATGCGTTTGTCGAAACATCCAGAAATATGGTGAGTGATGAAAGCCTTGGTATAGGCAGTACGCCGGTTCTGAGAATGCTAAAAGAAAAGATAGAAAAAAAAGAGATATGTCTTGATGGTGACATCAAGACATACGTAGCAGAGAGGCTTAAGGTTGGTGCAAAAATCAGGCTTCATCAAGGAAATGTCGATGGTCTGAAGAAATTAATAAACCATCCCGATTGGAAGAAGTTTTGTTCTCCTTGCGGATACGATCTCTTGAAGTACCTGCCGGGTAGCATTGTTCTGGCTATGAGGGATGTGTATTTAAATCTGAAGAATAAAAAGCCTGGCTCTAAGTCTGTTTAG
- a CDS encoding glycosyltransferase family 2 protein, with protein sequence MDVSIVIPSYKSVDYIYRAVKSCVDEAVPTENIIVVEDGVFDDTGKVLSEFPNIHHIALPQNRGGGHARNVGLHVVKTTYVLFLDSDDFLYGGLVKGLLVNACKKKSDITYGPWRYEGEGVKDNSILYPVEKSNILWMRNWLKGEFFPPCSILWKKDFLYKIGGWNEALKANQDGELAFRALSKEPSIAISHAGCGVYWRHDAEHRVSRSPKRYRVLANDVIYNVIDGYISCKSSSDILELKSSLGVFCCANAWTAYAEVDDDYARQWLKRAKKYGYEDAGYSRATNVIGTLLGVRRGAKFRSSLTNVGFISHVARFVSGRLNF encoded by the coding sequence ATGGATGTTAGTATTGTCATCCCATCGTATAAATCGGTGGATTACATCTATAGAGCAGTAAAGTCCTGTGTTGACGAAGCTGTTCCAACAGAAAATATAATCGTCGTGGAAGACGGTGTGTTTGATGATACGGGGAAGGTGCTTTCAGAATTTCCAAACATCCACCACATTGCTCTTCCACAAAATAGAGGAGGAGGGCATGCTCGGAATGTTGGGTTGCATGTAGTAAAAACTACATATGTCCTTTTTTTAGACTCCGATGATTTTTTATATGGAGGGCTGGTTAAGGGCTTGTTAGTAAATGCGTGCAAAAAAAAATCTGATATTACTTACGGACCATGGCGTTATGAGGGCGAAGGTGTCAAGGACAATAGTATTTTATACCCTGTCGAGAAAAGCAATATCTTGTGGATGAGGAATTGGCTAAAGGGGGAGTTTTTTCCACCGTGTAGTATCTTGTGGAAAAAAGATTTTTTGTATAAAATTGGCGGATGGAACGAGGCATTGAAGGCTAATCAAGATGGTGAGTTGGCTTTCCGAGCGCTATCCAAGGAACCCTCTATAGCTATTTCACATGCTGGATGTGGTGTTTACTGGCGACATGATGCCGAGCACAGGGTCAGTAGGTCACCTAAAAGATATAGAGTGTTGGCAAACGATGTGATTTATAATGTCATTGACGGATATATTTCCTGCAAGAGCTCCAGTGATATTTTAGAACTCAAGTCAAGTCTTGGAGTGTTCTGCTGTGCCAATGCATGGACTGCTTATGCTGAAGTTGACGATGATTATGCCAGGCAGTGGTTGAAGCGCGCAAAGAAGTATGGGTATGAAGATGCGGGGTATAGCAGGGCTACGAATGTTATTGGAACACTTCTTGGGGTCAGAAGAGGTGCGAAATTCAGGAGCTCATTAACGAATGTGGGTTTTATATCCCATGTGGCCAGGTTTGTTAGTGGAAGACTGAATTTTTGA
- a CDS encoding ABC transporter ATP-binding protein: MLSQLKELYSLLTAEQRKKLLRLQVLVVLMSFAEIGGVVSIGPFMALVGDISQLQGEGMMAELYRDSGAETPRAFLFWMGVGVLVVLTGAALVSMYTIWRLSMYGARVGAQLASRLYRHYMHQSWLFHASGSSSQLTNHIAQECGRITNGIINPLMQMNAKLVMATLMSMAIFLYNPLVAMAGLLIFSVAYFLLYRTVRRRLIRNGKSISEAQRLRFKLMGEGFGGIKDALLLGRQQVFTDRFDGACDRFAEAQGTNAAMSQAPRYAMELVAFGSVIFLVLYLLAAHQGNLGTILPVLSVYALAGFKLLPAFQQVYTSLSQIRGNLAAFDALRDDLYASRREHIRKLITEQERTEQHLAPKHSIQLANVTFTYPDKQEPALKGLNLKIPTNQVIGLVGASGSGKSTAIDLLLGLIEPQQGQILIDGQPLTDENRRAWQNTLGFVPQSIFLADSSIRENIGFGLPLDVIDDDKVRHAASLAHLDELLAELPNGLETRVGERGVQLSGGQRQRIGIARALYHDAEVLILDEATSALDGITEKLIMDAIHDFSGKKTIIMIAHRLATVKQCDNLYLLAGGRVVNHGTYEELTEYSSEFKKMAQCS; the protein is encoded by the coding sequence ATGCTCTCACAGCTCAAGGAACTCTATTCCCTGCTCACCGCCGAGCAGCGCAAGAAACTCCTTCGCCTGCAGGTCCTGGTGGTGTTGATGTCCTTCGCCGAGATCGGCGGCGTGGTCTCTATCGGCCCCTTCATGGCCCTGGTGGGCGACATTAGCCAGCTGCAGGGCGAGGGCATGATGGCCGAGCTCTACCGCGACAGCGGTGCCGAGACGCCACGTGCCTTCCTGTTCTGGATGGGGGTCGGTGTATTGGTGGTGCTCACCGGTGCGGCACTGGTTTCGATGTATACCATCTGGCGACTCTCCATGTATGGCGCAAGGGTGGGGGCGCAGCTCGCCAGCCGCCTCTACAGGCACTATATGCACCAGTCCTGGTTGTTCCACGCTAGTGGCAGCAGCAGCCAGCTGACTAACCACATCGCCCAGGAGTGCGGACGGATCACCAATGGCATCATCAATCCGTTGATGCAGATGAATGCCAAGTTGGTGATGGCAACGCTGATGTCGATGGCGATCTTCCTCTACAATCCGTTGGTCGCCATGGCCGGGCTGTTGATCTTCTCGGTCGCGTATTTCTTGCTCTACCGTACAGTGCGACGGCGCCTGATACGCAACGGCAAGAGCATCTCTGAGGCCCAGCGGCTGCGCTTCAAGCTGATGGGGGAGGGCTTCGGCGGCATAAAGGACGCTCTGCTGCTAGGCCGACAGCAAGTGTTCACCGACCGTTTTGATGGGGCATGCGACCGCTTCGCCGAAGCTCAGGGTACCAATGCCGCCATGAGCCAGGCACCGCGCTATGCCATGGAACTGGTGGCCTTCGGCAGCGTGATCTTCCTGGTGCTCTATCTGCTGGCGGCGCACCAGGGCAATCTGGGCACCATCCTGCCGGTGCTTTCCGTTTATGCCCTGGCGGGCTTCAAACTGTTGCCCGCTTTCCAGCAGGTGTATACCAGCCTGTCGCAGATACGCGGCAACCTGGCAGCCTTCGATGCCTTGCGGGACGATCTGTACGCCAGTCGCCGTGAGCATATCCGGAAACTGATTACCGAGCAGGAGCGAACGGAGCAGCACCTGGCCCCCAAACACAGCATCCAGCTGGCCAATGTGACCTTTACCTACCCCGACAAGCAGGAACCGGCGCTGAAAGGCTTGAACCTGAAAATCCCTACCAACCAGGTGATCGGCCTGGTAGGTGCCTCGGGCTCCGGAAAGTCGACGGCGATTGACTTGTTGCTTGGCCTGATCGAACCCCAGCAGGGTCAGATCCTGATCGATGGTCAGCCACTCACCGACGAGAATCGCCGTGCCTGGCAGAACACCCTGGGCTTCGTGCCTCAGTCGATCTTCCTGGCCGACAGTAGCATACGCGAGAACATCGGCTTCGGCTTGCCGCTTGATGTCATCGACGATGACAAGGTACGCCACGCTGCGAGCCTTGCCCACCTGGATGAGCTCCTGGCCGAGCTGCCCAATGGCCTGGAGACTCGCGTAGGGGAGAGGGGCGTACAGCTCTCCGGTGGTCAGCGCCAACGCATCGGTATCGCCCGAGCGCTCTATCACGATGCGGAGGTGCTGATTCTGGACGAAGCCACCAGCGCCCTGGATGGCATTACTGAAAAGCTGATCATGGATGCCATCCATGACTTCTCGGGCAAGAAAACCATCATCATGATCGCCCACCGGCTGGCCACGGTAAAACAGTGCGACAACCTCTATCTGCTGGCGGGTGGCCGGGTGGTAAACCATGGAACATACGAAGAACTTACTGAATACAGTTCAGAGTTCAAGAAGATGGCTCAATGCTCATAA
- a CDS encoding polysaccharide biosynthesis tyrosine autokinase, with product MTEKLPLPSSAVPEIDLGHFVGWLVDHKWLIALVMVLFGMGGYLYAGSQPRIYSADSLVQVESENGSLINLPGMSGQVSVEQNRTLTEIGILQSRMVLGEAVDRENLTIRVLPQRLPFLGNFLVNQGVSVPSLLRDRPYVWADEFAEVSRFEVPEGTNPGPYIIRSTGDGGYVLRQGERVLLTGQAGETVHSDDGYRLFVQRLQAHAGAEFVLYRSTQLSAINALKSSLSSHQAEGEWLVNLRLTGSDKTQIEDTLNTIMQVFLAQNIERHSAEADRQLAFLEEQIPQVGERLSASETNLNSYRAQRDSVDLDFETETMLNKLVAFENQMSDIEFQRVELERRFTRNHPTYQALMAKKQQLEDNKAELESRITDLPETQQKILRLERAARVNQEIYVQLLNKQQEMRLVQAGTVGNVRILDTAVVQPSPIAPRSSLIMAISLLMGLLVAIAIVMARYLLNRGIETPKQLEEQGLPVYATVPLSGEQTKLSGGFKAGLYRRQRARLRDLLALRTPTDLSIEALRSLRTSLHFAMLEAGDNRLMLTSPSPAVGKSFISVNLAAVCAQAGQKVLVIDGDMRKGHVHHAFHGDSDGGLSELLGGELTLEGAIRGTAVDGLDYIARGVSPPNPSELLMQPSFSLLMADVSPRYDLVIIDTPPVLAVTDAAIIGKQVGTSLLVARFGMTPRGEIEATMEKLENSGILLKGAILNAMRRKVSTKYSYYTYAYK from the coding sequence TTTCGGCATGGGTGGCTACCTGTATGCCGGCTCGCAGCCCCGCATCTACAGTGCCGATTCGCTCGTGCAGGTGGAAAGCGAGAACGGCTCGCTGATCAACCTGCCAGGGATGTCGGGTCAGGTCAGCGTCGAGCAGAATCGGACCCTGACTGAGATCGGCATCCTGCAATCGAGAATGGTGCTGGGTGAGGCCGTCGATCGCGAAAACCTGACCATCCGGGTCTTACCCCAACGATTGCCCTTCCTAGGTAACTTCCTGGTCAACCAGGGCGTGTCCGTGCCGTCCTTGCTGCGTGACCGGCCCTATGTATGGGCCGACGAGTTTGCCGAGGTGTCGCGCTTCGAGGTGCCCGAGGGGACGAATCCTGGCCCCTATATCATCCGCTCGACGGGTGACGGTGGTTACGTCTTGCGGCAGGGGGAACGGGTTCTGTTGACCGGCCAGGCCGGTGAGACGGTGCATAGCGACGATGGTTATCGGTTGTTCGTGCAGCGCCTCCAGGCGCATGCAGGCGCTGAGTTCGTGCTCTACCGGAGCACCCAGCTGAGTGCAATCAACGCGCTCAAGTCGAGTTTGAGCAGCCACCAGGCGGAGGGCGAGTGGCTGGTCAATCTTCGCCTGACCGGTTCGGACAAGACACAGATCGAGGACACCCTCAACACGATCATGCAGGTCTTCCTGGCCCAGAATATCGAGCGTCATTCCGCCGAGGCCGACCGCCAGTTGGCGTTCCTCGAGGAGCAGATTCCCCAGGTGGGTGAGCGGCTCTCCGCTTCCGAAACCAACCTGAACAGCTATCGTGCCCAGCGCGACTCTGTCGACCTGGACTTTGAGACCGAAACCATGCTGAACAAGCTGGTGGCGTTCGAGAACCAGATGTCGGATATCGAGTTCCAGCGGGTCGAGCTGGAGCGACGGTTCACCAGAAACCATCCGACCTACCAGGCACTGATGGCCAAGAAGCAACAGCTGGAGGACAACAAGGCGGAACTGGAAAGTCGCATCACGGACCTTCCCGAGACCCAGCAGAAGATCCTCAGGCTCGAGCGGGCGGCACGTGTCAATCAGGAGATCTATGTCCAGTTGCTCAACAAGCAGCAGGAAATGCGTCTGGTCCAGGCGGGCACTGTCGGCAATGTCAGGATACTCGACACGGCCGTCGTCCAGCCTTCGCCCATTGCGCCGCGTTCGAGCCTGATCATGGCCATCAGCCTGCTCATGGGCCTGCTCGTCGCCATTGCCATCGTCATGGCACGCTACCTGCTCAACCGTGGCATCGAGACACCCAAGCAGCTCGAAGAGCAGGGCCTGCCCGTCTATGCCACCGTCCCCCTCTCGGGGGAGCAGACCAAGCTCTCGGGGGGCTTCAAGGCCGGCTTGTACCGCCGCCAGCGTGCCCGCCTGCGCGACCTTCTGGCGTTGCGAACCCCGACCGACCTCTCCATCGAGGCACTGCGAAGTCTGCGCACCAGTCTGCACTTCGCCATGCTGGAGGCAGGTGACAATCGTCTGATGCTCACGAGCCCCTCGCCGGCGGTCGGCAAGAGCTTCATCAGCGTCAACCTGGCCGCCGTCTGTGCCCAGGCTGGCCAGAAGGTACTGGTCATCGACGGCGACATGCGTAAAGGGCACGTCCACCATGCCTTTCATGGTGACAGCGACGGCGGTCTCTCCGAGTTACTCGGCGGAGAGCTGACCCTGGAAGGCGCGATCCGCGGCACCGCGGTGGACGGGCTGGATTACATCGCCCGCGGTGTTTCTCCGCCTAACCCCTCCGAGCTGCTGATGCAGCCGAGTTTTTCGCTGCTGATGGCGGACGTATCGCCCCGCTACGACCTGGTGATCATCGACACCCCGCCGGTGCTGGCGGTGACCGATGCCGCCATCATCGGCAAGCAGGTCGGCACCAGCCTACTCGTGGCTCGTTTCGGCATGACCCCGCGTGGTGAGATAGAGGCGACGATGGAGAAGCTTGAAAACAGCGGCATCCTCCTCAAGGGCGCGATTCTCAATGCGATGCGGCGCAAGGTGTCCACCAAATACAGCTATTACACTTACGCATATAAATAG